The following coding sequences are from one Panthera leo isolate Ple1 chromosome E1, P.leo_Ple1_pat1.1, whole genome shotgun sequence window:
- the ARHGAP23 gene encoding rho GTPase-activating protein 23, with product MNGVAFCLVGIPPRPEPRPPQLPLGPRDGCSPGRPLPWQGPRTLLLCKSLQDGFGFTLRHFIVYPPESAVHCSLKEEENGGRGGGPSPRHHRLEPMDTIFVKNVKDDGPAHRAGLRTGDRLVKVNGESVIGKTYSQVIALIQNSDDTLELSIMPKDEDILQLAYSQDAYLKGNEPYSGEARSIPEPPPICYPRKTYAPPARVSTWATMVPEPLSALPSDPRSPAAWSDPGPRVPSATRTHLDNSSLGMSQPRPSPGAFPRLPSEPRTPRAFPEPGSRVPPSRLECQQALSHWLSNQVPRRAGERRCPAMPPRARSASQDRLEDVTAHRPWPCSTSQGALSQLGQEGWHRARSDDYLSRATRSAEALGPGALVSPRFERCGWASQRPSARTPACPPRDLPAPQAPPPPGLQGLDDIGYIGYRSYSPSFQRRTGLLHALSFRDSPFGGLPTFNLAQSPASFPLEASEPPRVVRPEPSTRALEPTTEDRRDEVVLRQKPPTGRKVQLPSARQMNLGFGEESPEPESSGRVERLGRKVAPLATTEDSLASIPFIDEPTSPSIDLQAKHVPASAVVSSAMNSAPVLGTSPSSPTFTFALGRHYSQDCSSLKAGRRSSYLLAITTERSKSCDDGLNTFREEGRALRRLPNRVPSLRMLRSFFTDGSLDSWGTSEDADVPSKRHSTSDLSDATFSDIRREGWLYYKQVLTKKGKKAGGGLRQWKRVYAALRARSLLLSKERREPGPAAAAGAAAAVAGEDEAAPVCIGSCLVDISYSETKRRHVFRLTTADFCEYLFQAEDRDDMLGWIRAIRENSRAEGEDPGCANQALISKKLNDYRKVSHSSGPKADSSPKVSRGLGGLKSEFLKQSTARGFRTQDQSAGSKDDSATTPKTPWGINIIKKNKKAAPRAFGVRLEECQPAIENQRVPLIVAACCRIVEARGLESTGIYRVPGNNAVVSSLQEQLNRGPGDINLQDERWQDLNVISSLLKSFFRKLPEPLFTDDKYNDFIEANRIEDSRERMKTLRKLIRDLPGHYYETLKFLVGHLKTIADHSEKNKMEPRNLALVFGPTLVRTSEDNMADMVTHMPDRYKIVETLIQHSDWFFSDDEDKGERTPVDDKEPQSVPNIEYLLPNIGRTVPPGDPGSDSTTCSPAKSKGSWAPKKEPYAREMLAISFISAVNRKRKKRREARGLGSSTDDDSEQEAHKPEAGAPAPGARDQPEGPLPGAAASEAPGRLSPPAAPDERPAADTRSIVSGYSTLSTMDRSVCSGAGGRRPGAGDEADDERSELSHVETDTEAGAGPGGRPARRPSFSSHRLMPCDTLARRRLSRSRPDGEGAGAGRGGPRAAEPPGSASSSSQESLRPPAAAAVAALGSRPSRIEALRLRLRGTADDMLAVRLRRPLSPETRRRRSSWRRHTVVVQSPLTDLNFNEWKELGGGGAPEPAGPRAHSDNKDSGLSSLESTKARAPSSAASLPPGDPGALQSQPPRRSAASRLHQCL from the exons CTGCCGCTGGGCCCGAGAGATGGGTGCTCCCCTGGGCGCCCCCTCCCCTGGCAGGGGCCGCGGACACTGCTGCTGTGCAAAAGTCTCCAGGACGGCTTTGGCTTCACCCTGCGCCACTTCATTGTGTACCCCCCTGAGTCAGCCGTGCACTGCAGCCTGAAG gAGGAAGAGAATGGAGGCCGAGGAGGAG GACCCTCCCCCCGGCACCACCGCCTGGAGCCCATGGATACCATTTTTGTCAAGAATGTGAAGGATGATGGCCCCGCCCATAGAGCGGGCCTTCGCACCG GAGACCGGCTGGTGAAGGTGAACGGGGAGAGCGTCATTGGGAAGACCTACTCCCAGGTCATAGCTCTGATCCAGAATAG TGATGATACCCTGGAGCTCTCCATCATGCCCAAGGACGAGGACATCCTCCAGCTG GCCTACTCCCAGGATGCCTACCTGAAGGGGAACGAGCCGTATTCTGGAGAGGCCCGGAGTATCCCAGAGCCGCCTCCGATCTGCTACCCTCGCAAGACTTACGCCCCACCAGCCCGGGTCTCTACCTGGGCCACTATGGTGCCTGAGCCCCTCTCAGCACTGCCCAGTGACCCCCGGAGTCCTGCTGCCTGGAGTGACCCGGGGCCCCGCGTCCCTTCTGCCACCCGTACCCATCTGGACAACTCTTCCTTGGGGATGAGccagccccgccccagccctggtGCCTTCCCCCGCCTCCCCTCGGAGCCCCGGACGCCCCGTGCCTTCCCTGAGCCTGGCAGCCGGGTGCCCCCCAGCAGACTGGAGTGCCAGCAGGCTTTGTCACACTGGCTGTCAAACCAGGTACCCCGCAGGGCGGGGGAGAGACGGTGTCCTGCCATGCCCCCCCGGGCCCGCAGTGCCTCCCAGGACCGGTTGGAGGATGTGACTGCCCACCGCCCATGGCCCTGCTCCACCTCCCAGGGTGCCTTGAGCCAGTTGGGTCAGGAGGGCTGGCACCGAGCTCGCTCAGACGACTACTTGAGCCGGGCCACCCGCTCAGCCGAGGCGCTGGGTCCAGGAGCACTGGTGTCACCCCGTTTCGAGCGCTGTGGCTGGGCTTCCCAGCGTCCGTCTGCCCGcacccctgcctgcccacccaGGGACCTTCCTGcgccccaggccccacccccgcCTGGTCTGCAAGGCCTGGATGACATCGGCTACATCGGGTACCGGAGCTACAGCCCATCATTCCAGCGCCGGACTGGCCTCTTGCACGCACTCTCCTTCCGGGACTCACCCTTTGGGGGGCTACCCACCTTCAACTTGGCTCAGTCCCCTGCATCGTTCCCGCTGGAGGCCTCCGAACCACCCAGGGTTGTGCGCCCAGAACCCAGCACCCGGGCTCTGGAGCCCACCACCGAGGATCGCCGCGACGAGGTGGTCCTGAGGCAAAAGCCTCCCACGGGCCGGAAGGTCCAGCTGCCCTCCGCAAGACAGATGAACCTTGGGTTTGGTGAAGAGTCCCCAGAGCCAGAGTCCAGTGGGCGAGTGGAACGCCTGGGCAGGAAGGTGGCCCCTTTGGCCACTACTGAAGACTCTCTGGCTTCTATCCCCTTCATTG ATGAACCCACCAGCCCCAGCATTGACCTCCAAGCCAAGCATGTCCCTGCCTCCGCTGTGGTCTCCAGCGCCATGAACTCAGCCCCCGTCCTGGGCACCAGCCCATCCTCCCCAACCTTCACCTTTGCTCTTGGCCGCCATTACTCCCAGGACTGCA GTAGCCTCAAGGCCGGCCGCCGCTCCTCCTACCTGCTGGCCATCACCACAGAGCGCTCCAAGTCCTGTGACGATGGGCTCAACACCTTCCGGGAAGAGGGCAGGGCTCTGAG GCGCCTGCCAAACCGAGTACCCAGCCTGCGGATGCTGCGAAGCTTCTTCACCGATGGG TCCTTGGATAGCTGGGGTACTTCCGAAGATGCTGATGTTCCTTCTAAGCGACACTCAACCTCTGACCTCTCGGACGCAACCTTCAGCGATATCAGGAGAGAAGGCTGGTTGTATTATAAGCAGGTCCTCACCAAGAAGGGGAAG AAAGCGGGCGGCGGCCTGCGCCAGTGGAAGCGGGTCTACGCCGCGCTGCGGGCGCGCTCCCTCTTGCTGAGCAAGGAGCGGCGGGAGCccgggccggcggcggcggcgggggcggcggcggccgtCGCAGGTGAGGACGAGGCGGCGCCCGTCTGCATCGGCTCCTGCCTGGTGGACATCTCCTACAGCGAGACCAAGAGGAGGCACGTGTTCCGGCTGACCACCGCTGACTTCTGTGAATATCTCTTTCAGGCTGAGGACCGGGATGACATGCTGGGCTGGATCAGAGCGATCCGAGAGAACAGCAGGGCCGAGGGCGAG gaCCCCGGCTGTGCCAACCAAGCTCTGATCAGCAAGAAGCTTAATGATTATCGCAAAGTAAG CCATAGCTCTGGGCCCAAAGCTGACTCCTCCCCCAAAGTCTCTCGTGGCCTGGGGGGCCTCAAGTCTGAGTTCCTCAAACAGAGTACCGCACGTGGCTTCAGGACTCAGGACCAGTCTGCAGGGAGCAAGG ATGACAGTGCTACCACTCCCAAAACCCCATGGGGCATCAACATCatcaagaagaacaagaaggcaGCTCCTAGGGCGTTTGGGGTCCGTCTGGAGGAGTGCCAACCAGCCATAGAGAACCAG CGGGTCCCCTTGATCGTGGCTGCGTGCTGTCGCATCGTGGAGGCACGGGGTCTGGAGTCCACGGGCATTTACCGAGTGCCTGGTAACAATGCAGTGGTGTCCAGCCTACAGGAGCAGCTCAACCGTGGGCCCGGGGACATCAACCTACAGGATGAG CGCTGGCAGGACCTCAATGTGATCAGCAGCCTGCTCAAGTCCTTCTTCCGAAAACTGCCTGAGCCTCTTTTCACCGACG ACAAATACAACGACTTCATCGAGGCCAATCGCATCGAAGACTCGAGGGAGCGGATGAAGACGCTCCGGAAGCtg ATCCGGGATCTCCCAGGACACTACTATGAGACTCTCAAATTCCTCGTGGGCCATCTGAAGACCATTGCTGACCACTCGGAGAAAAACAAG aTGGAGCCCAGGAACCTGGCCCTGGTCTTCGGGCCGACGCTGGTGAGGACGTCTGAGGACAACATGGCGGACATGGTGACCCACATGCCTGATCGCTATAAGATCGTGGAGACGCTGATCCAGCAC TCAGACTGGTTCTTCAGCGATGACGAGgacaagggagagaga ACTCCTGTGGATGACAAGGAGCCTCAGTCAGTGCCCAACATTGAGTACCTCCTGCCTAACATTGGCAGGACAGTGCCCCCCGGTGACCCAGGTTCAG ATTCTACCACCTGCAGTCCAGCCAAGTCCAAG GGCTCGTGGGCCCCCAAGAAGGAGCCGTACGCCCGGGAGATGCTGGCGATCTCCTTCATCTCGGCGGTCAACCGCAAGCGGAAGAAGCGGCGGGAGGCGCGGGGACTGGGCAGCAGCACCGACGACGACTCGGAGCAGGAGGCGCACAAGCCCGAGGCGGGGGCGCCGGCGCCGGGGGCGCGGGACCAGCCGGAGGGGCCGCTGCCGGGCGCAGCCGCCTCCGAGGCCCCGGGGCGCCTCAGCCCCCCGGCGGCGCCGGACGAGCGACCGGCCGCGGACACGCGCTCCATCGTCTCGGGCTACTCCACCCTGTCCACCATGGACCGCAGCGTGTGCTCGGGCGCCGGGGGCCGGCGGCCGGGCGCGGGGGACGAGGCGGACGACGAGCGCAGCGAGCTGAGCCACGTGGAGACGGACACGGAGGCCGGCGCGGGGCCCGGGGGGCGCCCGGCGCGCCGGCCCTCCTTCAGCTCGCACCGCCTCATGCCCTGCGACACCCTGGCGCGCCGCCGCCTGTCCCGCAGCCGCCCGGACGGCGAgggcgcgggcgcggggcggggcggcccccGGGCCGCCGAGCCGCCGGGCTCGGCCTCGTCCAGCAGCCAGGAGTCGCTGCGCCCCCCGGCGGCCGCGGCGGTGGCGGCGCTGGGCTCGCGGCCGTCGCGCATCGAGGCTCTGCGGCTGCGCCTCCGCGGCACCGCCGACGATATGCTCGCCGTGCGGCTGCGGCGGCCGCTGTCGCCGGAGACGCGGCGGCGCCGGAGCAGCTGGCGGCGCCACACGGTGGTGGTGCAGAGCCCGCTGACCGACCTCAACTTCAACGAGTGGAAGGAGCTGGGCGGGGGCGGCGCCCCGGAGCCCGCGGGCCCTCGGGCGCACAGCGACAACAAGGACTCGGGCCTCAGCAGCCTGGAGTCCACCAAGGCCCGGGCGCCGTCGTCCGCGGCCTCGCTGCCGCCCGGGGACCCGGGGGCCCTGCAGAGCCAGCCCCCGCGCCGCTCGGCCGCCTCCCGCCTCCATCAGTGTCTGTGA